One region of Mycolicibacterium rhodesiae NBB3 genomic DNA includes:
- a CDS encoding TlpA family protein disulfide reductase: protein MPNRLRALGVCAIAALIVVGCATGRDAVAQGGTFEFVSPGGKTDLYYDPPESRGSIGDLTGPALMDDRAIHLSDFAGKVVVVNIWGSWCAPCRTETPELEQVFSETEPLGVAFLGIDVRDDRSAAKDFVTDRNVSYPSIFDPAMRSLIALGKGYPTSVVPTTLVLDRKHRVAAVYLRTLLAEDLRPAVQRIAAEP from the coding sequence ATGCCCAATCGCCTGCGTGCACTCGGGGTGTGCGCCATCGCGGCCCTCATCGTGGTGGGATGCGCCACTGGACGCGATGCCGTCGCGCAGGGCGGCACATTCGAGTTCGTGTCACCCGGGGGCAAGACCGACCTCTACTACGATCCGCCGGAGTCACGGGGCAGCATCGGCGACCTCACGGGTCCCGCGCTGATGGACGATCGAGCGATCCATCTATCCGATTTCGCCGGCAAGGTGGTCGTGGTCAACATCTGGGGGTCCTGGTGCGCACCGTGTCGCACCGAGACTCCAGAGCTGGAGCAGGTGTTCAGTGAGACCGAACCCCTCGGCGTGGCATTCCTCGGTATCGATGTGCGGGATGACCGTTCGGCGGCAAAGGATTTCGTCACCGACCGCAATGTAAGCTACCCGTCGATCTTCGACCCTGCGATGCGCAGCCTGATCGCCCTCGGCAAGGGCTACCCCACCAGCGTGGTACCCACCACGCTGGTCCTCGACCGCAAGCACAGGGTCGCGGCTGTCTACTTGCGGACGCTGCTCGCCGAGGATCTGCGGCCCGCCGTGCAGCGGATCGCGGCAGAGCCATGA
- a CDS encoding DUF2933 domain-containing protein: MKRQYYPWYAIALAAAIVAAVVVGVPISTLLLLLVVLACPLMMMFMMGGGHGHGSDGSSDDTHQHHDSSGRS, from the coding sequence ATGAAGCGCCAGTATTACCCGTGGTACGCAATAGCCTTGGCCGCCGCGATCGTCGCCGCAGTCGTCGTCGGGGTGCCAATCTCGACGCTCTTACTCCTGCTGGTGGTGTTGGCGTGCCCGCTGATGATGATGTTCATGATGGGTGGCGGCCACGGTCATGGGTCCGATGGCAGTAGCGATGACACGCATCAACACCACGACTCCTCCGGACGCTCCTAA
- a CDS encoding ABC transporter ATP-binding protein: MNHKATATATSDEPVTGSSLSVLSAQGIEKSFRQGMWPVSHRQSVLRGVDLTLSPGEVVVLVGENGSGKSTMMKILVGELAPDAGTVTRSGILGYCPQQPVVYDRLTCDEHIELFARAYRMTHEAERRARRDLYEALGFERYAGTRADRLSGGTLAKLNLTLAMLPDPQVLLLDEPYAGLDWDTYLKFWELMSHRREAGRSVLIISHFVADEHRFDRILQLCNGQVCTGQAVPR, encoded by the coding sequence ATGAATCACAAGGCGACCGCAACAGCGACATCCGATGAGCCGGTGACAGGGTCGTCCCTGTCTGTGCTGTCGGCACAGGGGATTGAAAAGTCGTTTCGCCAGGGCATGTGGCCCGTGTCGCACCGCCAGTCGGTGCTGCGGGGCGTCGATCTGACCCTCTCTCCGGGTGAGGTCGTCGTATTGGTGGGCGAGAACGGTTCCGGCAAGTCGACGATGATGAAGATCCTCGTCGGCGAATTGGCCCCCGACGCTGGGACCGTGACCCGCTCGGGGATCCTCGGCTATTGCCCGCAGCAGCCGGTCGTCTATGACCGGCTGACGTGCGACGAGCACATCGAACTGTTCGCCCGCGCCTACCGAATGACCCACGAGGCCGAACGGCGTGCCCGCCGAGACCTATACGAAGCGTTGGGCTTTGAACGATATGCGGGCACACGCGCCGACCGCCTCTCCGGCGGCACGTTGGCCAAGCTCAACCTGACCCTAGCTATGCTGCCCGACCCTCAAGTCTTGTTGCTTGACGAGCCCTACGCCGGACTCGACTGGGACACCTACCTGAAGTTCTGGGAGTTGATGAGCCATCGCCGCGAAGCGGGACGATCGGTGCTGATCATCAGCCATTTCGTGGCCGACGAACATCGCTTCGACCGCATCCTTCAGCTCTGCAACGGGCAGGTGTGCACGGGGCAGGCTGTCCCGCGATGA
- a CDS encoding class I SAM-dependent methyltransferase: protein MADLSEFQHPRFARMYERISAESEQRGTAQHRDRALAGLSGRVIEVGAGNGMNFGHYPTTVAEVVAVEPEDHLRTLAERAAETAAVPVHVVAGHATALPVADATFDGAVASLVLCSVADVPAALAELRRVLKPNGQLRFFEHVRSTKPWFALVEDALTPLWSRVGGGCHLNRDTAAAIRAAGFAIESLQRFHYAPLRFFPSQAHILGIARPGT from the coding sequence ATGGCGGATCTGTCCGAATTCCAGCATCCACGGTTCGCACGCATGTATGAGCGGATCAGCGCCGAGTCGGAGCAGCGTGGCACCGCGCAGCATCGCGACCGAGCTCTTGCTGGCCTGTCCGGCCGGGTGATTGAGGTCGGCGCCGGCAACGGCATGAACTTCGGCCACTATCCGACTACGGTCGCAGAAGTCGTCGCGGTCGAGCCTGAGGATCACCTGCGGACACTGGCTGAGCGGGCTGCTGAAACCGCAGCTGTGCCGGTACACGTGGTGGCCGGTCACGCGACCGCGCTGCCGGTGGCAGATGCCACCTTCGACGGTGCCGTTGCGTCGTTGGTGTTGTGCTCGGTCGCGGATGTGCCGGCCGCATTGGCCGAGCTGCGGCGGGTGCTCAAGCCGAACGGCCAGCTTCGGTTCTTCGAGCACGTGCGTTCGACCAAACCATGGTTCGCGTTGGTGGAGGATGCCCTCACGCCGCTGTGGTCACGGGTGGGTGGGGGCTGTCACCTCAACCGCGACACTGCGGCGGCTATCCGCGCCGCGGGATTCGCCATCGAATCCCTTCAACGGTTCCACTACGCGCCGCTGCGGTTCTTTCCATCCCAGGCCCACATTCTGGGAATCGCCCGCCCCGGCACGTGA
- a CDS encoding cytochrome c biogenesis CcdA family protein, producing MSAHAQGIGDAFGAAAASGPLLLGLGAAALAGTVSFASPCCIPLVPGYLSYLAGAAGANGSPDEPPAARDSWRAAGAALLFVAGFTVVFVAATASVFGLIGALALSSNLLQQIGGVITIVMGLVFIGFIPTLQRDIRFHPRRMTGMVGAPLLGATFGLGWTPCLGPTLAGVLSVSAGTQGVTAARGVLLIVAYCLGLGVPFVLLALSTSAMQRWLGWLRRNTRRIQIVGGAMLIAVGIALVTGEWAVFVGWIRDQFVTTTVLPI from the coding sequence ATGAGCGCACACGCCCAGGGCATCGGTGACGCTTTCGGCGCGGCGGCGGCGTCCGGACCGCTGCTGCTCGGGCTGGGCGCGGCCGCACTAGCCGGTACCGTCTCCTTCGCGTCTCCCTGTTGCATCCCCTTGGTGCCAGGCTATCTGTCCTACCTCGCCGGCGCCGCAGGGGCGAACGGCTCACCAGATGAGCCGCCGGCAGCGCGGGATTCGTGGCGTGCAGCCGGTGCTGCCCTATTGTTTGTCGCCGGGTTCACAGTCGTGTTCGTTGCAGCGACGGCGTCAGTGTTCGGATTGATCGGCGCACTGGCACTCAGCAGCAACCTGCTGCAGCAGATCGGCGGCGTAATCACCATCGTCATGGGCCTGGTATTCATCGGGTTCATCCCAACGCTGCAGCGCGACATCAGGTTTCACCCACGCCGGATGACCGGCATGGTGGGAGCACCGCTGCTCGGCGCGACATTCGGGCTCGGCTGGACGCCCTGCTTGGGACCCACGCTGGCCGGCGTCCTCTCCGTGTCCGCCGGCACGCAAGGCGTAACTGCGGCACGCGGGGTGCTTCTCATCGTCGCGTATTGCCTAGGACTTGGCGTGCCATTTGTCCTGCTGGCGCTGAGCACGAGCGCGATGCAGCGCTGGTTGGGGTGGCTCCGGCGCAACACCCGCCGCATACAGATCGTCGGTGGCGCCATGTTGATCGCCGTGGGCATCGCACTGGTGACCGGTGAATGGGCCGTTTTCGTCGGCTGGATCCGCGACCAATTCGTGACGACCACGGTGCTGCCAATATGA
- a CDS encoding BlaI/MecI/CopY family transcriptional regulator, which yields MRTRGFGELEAVIMDRIWNRGSDTTTTVREIFDELAAERDIAYTTVMSTMDNLHSKGYLARERDGKAYRYWPTLTREQHSASLMRAALDSGGQPDLVLSYFLEQIGPEESARLRAALRRRTKRAAKR from the coding sequence GTGCGTACACGCGGATTTGGCGAACTCGAAGCCGTCATCATGGACCGCATCTGGAACCGTGGTTCCGACACGACGACGACGGTGCGAGAAATATTCGACGAACTAGCGGCAGAACGCGACATCGCCTACACCACAGTAATGTCCACGATGGACAATCTGCACAGCAAGGGCTACCTGGCCCGAGAGCGCGACGGCAAAGCTTACCGGTATTGGCCCACCTTGACCCGGGAGCAACACAGCGCAAGCCTCATGCGCGCGGCGTTGGACTCCGGCGGCCAACCCGATCTGGTTCTCAGCTACTTCCTCGAACAAATCGGCCCCGAGGAGTCGGCGCGCCTGCGTGCCGCGCTCCGTCGACGGACGAAGCGAGCGG
- a CDS encoding copper resistance CopC/CopD family protein, with protein sequence MQISVGPGAGSAQAHPTLLFTEPTAETAVATSPEAITLLFNEPVTIGMRAIVVLDQSRRDVPVGPANLARDGRFVTAAPVSALAPGTYAVRWRVTGGDGDQVEQEFRFAVGVTLSAAAPTASATPAWGESALRWLLFAGLAAAVGGLIGRRATDAARAARPDLSPVRSWAPAGMVVALIAAMALVAGRALDAGTVSAVWDGRAGVLLLIEAGGLLTALALASRGRWALVPLAVVIAADGIRSHAGTTFGGWGAVLTGVHLAAVTVWVGALVHTTRAVVAWRAVPNALRWVLASYVRLAVVTYVVVVATGVISALMLVPLPQLVSTTYGKVLLIKLGLVVAASAAALSSRLIHRDTRQATRIRRAMAIEAALLVVVLAASAVLVSTPPPTGTAAALPPQPTGPVVSLGTLAGQVGISLTASEGLLVVRLSTPRRGDYYAAEPGQDYSLAASLGESALALTGCGSGCYFTRLAWRDGDNVLTLRAGATGWPGGATGLIVSWPPRPGAADLAAAVAATRAAGRLAVYETVTSDTTADPPEPNRLDLDAAFFLSQEPYADGTAPIAARTSPPGTVVRLALGYPAASINVQLTLDDRGRITEEILTDPKHLVTRRILYPSPE encoded by the coding sequence GTGCAGATATCGGTGGGGCCGGGGGCGGGTAGCGCGCAGGCGCATCCCACGTTGCTGTTCACCGAACCCACAGCAGAGACCGCGGTTGCGACGTCACCCGAGGCGATCACACTGCTGTTCAACGAACCTGTCACCATCGGCATGCGCGCGATTGTGGTGCTGGATCAATCCCGCCGCGACGTACCGGTCGGGCCGGCCAACCTCGCGCGCGACGGCCGCTTCGTCACCGCCGCGCCGGTTTCTGCTTTAGCGCCGGGGACCTATGCGGTCCGTTGGCGCGTCACCGGCGGTGACGGTGATCAGGTCGAGCAGGAGTTCCGCTTCGCGGTCGGCGTGACGCTGTCGGCTGCCGCGCCAACCGCTTCCGCGACGCCGGCTTGGGGTGAAAGTGCGTTGCGCTGGCTGCTTTTCGCCGGGTTGGCCGCCGCAGTCGGTGGCTTGATTGGTCGCCGTGCGACCGATGCTGCACGTGCTGCACGCCCGGATTTGTCACCCGTGCGGTCGTGGGCGCCTGCAGGGATGGTGGTTGCGCTCATCGCGGCGATGGCTTTGGTCGCTGGTCGGGCCCTTGACGCCGGCACCGTCAGTGCGGTGTGGGATGGCCGCGCGGGTGTGTTGCTGTTGATTGAGGCCGGTGGACTGTTGACTGCGTTGGCCCTTGCGAGTCGGGGTCGGTGGGCTCTGGTTCCGCTGGCGGTGGTGATCGCCGCCGACGGGATCCGCTCGCATGCGGGCACAACATTCGGCGGCTGGGGCGCGGTTCTGACCGGGGTGCACCTGGCGGCGGTCACGGTTTGGGTGGGCGCGCTCGTGCACACAACGCGGGCGGTGGTGGCGTGGCGAGCGGTGCCAAACGCCCTCCGTTGGGTCTTGGCCTCCTATGTCCGGCTGGCGGTGGTGACCTATGTCGTGGTGGTGGCCACGGGTGTGATCAGCGCGCTGATGTTAGTCCCCCTGCCGCAACTGGTCTCAACCACCTACGGCAAGGTGCTGCTGATCAAACTCGGGCTCGTCGTGGCAGCGTCGGCGGCGGCGCTGTCCTCGAGGCTGATCCACCGCGATACCCGTCAGGCGACGCGGATACGGAGAGCGATGGCCATCGAAGCCGCGCTTCTGGTGGTCGTGCTGGCAGCCAGCGCTGTGCTGGTGTCCACACCGCCGCCCACCGGGACGGCGGCGGCGCTGCCGCCGCAACCAACCGGTCCTGTCGTGTCGCTGGGCACCCTGGCCGGCCAGGTCGGTATCAGCCTGACCGCCAGTGAAGGGCTGCTCGTGGTCCGGCTGTCCACACCGCGGCGCGGCGACTACTACGCTGCTGAACCCGGCCAGGACTACAGCTTGGCGGCCTCGCTAGGTGAGTCGGCTCTCGCGCTGACCGGCTGCGGCAGCGGATGCTATTTCACGCGGCTGGCGTGGCGTGACGGTGACAATGTGTTGACGCTGCGCGCCGGAGCCACAGGCTGGCCCGGCGGCGCCACCGGGCTGATCGTATCGTGGCCACCGCGTCCCGGCGCGGCTGATCTGGCCGCAGCCGTCGCCGCGACCCGCGCGGCCGGCAGGCTCGCGGTCTATGAAACCGTCACCAGCGACACCACCGCCGACCCACCCGAACCGAACCGGCTCGACCTGGACGCCGCCTTCTTCCTCTCCCAGGAGCCCTATGCCGATGGCACCGCGCCGATCGCGGCGCGAACCTCGCCCCCAGGCACGGTGGTGCGCTTGGCGCTGGGTTATCCCGCCGCCTCCATCAACGTTCAGCTCACTCTCGACGACCGCGGCCGTATCACCGAGGAAATCCTCACCGACCCAAAGCATCTCGTGACGCGCCGCATCCTCTATCCCTCTCCTGAGTAA